In a single window of the Elaeis guineensis isolate ETL-2024a chromosome 6, EG11, whole genome shotgun sequence genome:
- the LOC105036648 gene encoding LOW QUALITY PROTEIN: uncharacterized protein (The sequence of the model RefSeq protein was modified relative to this genomic sequence to represent the inferred CDS: inserted 3 bases in 3 codons), whose translation MPVPLLLSIKARKLNPSGWPPAQAPKMVAETISSSLLLLIIFYFSSLAASQMTTEDGERQTLLRIKEDWRNPSVLSSWNDSTPTSHCNWTGIECSADGFVTNIALVDQNITQPIPAAVCKLKNLSILDLGDNDITGSFPTSLYNCSNLLHLDLSGNNFVGVIPSDIYRLSPHLTDLILSGNNFTGDIPPSIGRLLAIEYLDLSFNLFNISFPAELGNLSNLQTLWLAYNPFSPATIPPTFRNLTHLSELWMHQTNLKGEIPEFIGALTEMTFLVLSENSLSGSIPAGIWSLKKLRYLYLYANNLTGPINIDEPIGALGLEGIDVSMNQLNGSIPEEFGKLQNLSFLYMVNNRFSGEIPASIGLLPALTYLWLFNNGLTGVLPDILPSQLTRLNIHNNRFSGTLPSRLPSELAWLDIKNNRFSGTLPDKLPSKLSLLDIENNQFSGNIPSTAESLRVLKAANNLLSGKIPAVLTEISVLSELHLGGNQISGQIPPGISXLKFLCVLNLSSNHLVGEIPAAIGSLQQLISLDLSINQLSHSIPPEIGDLKLKTLNLSSNRLSGEIPISLQDAAYNRSFLSNPSLCASSELLNVPICKHGLQWKLRMMLIVLASLVSLMAIVFAVFVRRARHRRSNGRVLPTWKMMSFYPLDFTESTILSGLTEDTLSGVGGRKSVSDRAREPVAQIVAVKKIWNSRKLDSLLEKEFQSEVQILGXIRHANIVKLLCCVWSIDMKLLVYEYMENGSLDRWLXQKRRVGEQIEEMNSDHMPLLDWSTRLRIAVDVARGLCYMHHGCSPPIVHRDVKSSNILLDSEFRAKVADFGLARMLVKFGEDNTVSAVAGTFGYMAPECAYSRKINEKMDVYSFGVILLELTTGKKANDGEEYGNLAEWAWRYLQETDKMIDAMDQDIKDPTYVKEIAFVFKLGVMCTDPLPSSRPTMKDVLQILLKRRRQQAVEMILWCE comes from the exons ATGCCCGTGCCGCTATTGCTGTCCATAAAAGCTCGCAAACTCAACCCTTCTGGGTGGCCTCCAGCTCAAGCCCCCAAAATGGTGGCCGAAAcgatctcttcttctctccttctgctCATCATCTTCTACTTCTCTTCGCTAGCAGCATCCCAAATGACAACAGAGGATGGAGAAAGGCAAACTCTCCTCCGAATCAAGGAGGATTGGAGAAACCCCTCGGTTCTCAGCTCTTGGAACGACTCCACCCCAACCAGCCACTGCAACTGGACCGGAATCGAATGCTCCGCTGATGGCTTTGTGACGAACATCGCACTCGTCGACCAAAACATCACCCAACCCATTCCCGCCGCCGTATGCAAGCTGAAAAAtctctccatcctcgacctcggtgACAACGACATCACCGGCTCCTTTCCCACATCCCTCTACAACTGCTCTAACCTCCTGCACCTCGACCTTTCCGGGAACAACTTCGTCGGCGTGATCCCGTCCGATATCTACCGTCTCTCTCCCCATCTCACTGACCTCATCCTCTCAGGCAATAACTTCACCGGAGACATTCCCCCCTCCATCGGCCGGCTCTTGGCTATCGAATATCTTGATCTCAGTTTCAACCTCTTCAACATCTCCTTCCCAGCCGAGCTCGGCAACCTCTCAAACCTCCAAACCCTCTGGTTGGCGTATAATCCCTTCTCTCCGGCAACGATCCCTCCAACTTTTCGCAATTTGACTCACCTGAGCGAGCTGTGGATGCACCAAACTAATTTGAAGGGCGAGATCCCAGAATTCATCGGAGCGTTGACGGAGATGACCTTTTTGGTTCTATCAGAGAACTCCCTCAGTGGAAGCATACCAGCCGGAATCTGGAGTCTAAAGAAGTTGCGGTACCTTTATTTATATGCAAACAACCTAACTGGACCGATCAACATCGACGAACCAATTGGCGCCTTGGGGCTGGAAGGTATCGACGTCTCGATGAATCAATTAAATGGATCCATCCCGGAGGAATTCGGCAAACTTCAGAACCTCTCTTTTCTTTACATGGTCAACAACCGGTTTTCCGGCGAGATTCCGGCGAGCATCGGCCTCCTCCCGGCGCTGACCTATCTCTGGCTCTTCAACAACGGTCTGACTGGGGTCCTACCGGACATATTGCCATCACAACTTACCCGGCTGAATATCCACAACAACCGATTCTCCGGCACCCTACCGAGCAGGTTGCCATCAGAGCTTGCGTGGCTGGACATCAAGAACAACCGATTCTCCGGCACCCTACCGGACAAATTGCCATCAAAACTTTCATTGCTGGACATAGAGAACAACCAATTCTCCGGCAACATTCCATCAACGGCCGAAAGTTTGCGGGTCCTTAAAGCGGCCAACAACTTATTATCCGGTAAAATTCCAGCTGTCTTGACTGAAATCTCCGTACTATCGGAGCTACATCTCGGAGGGAACCAGATCTCTGGCCAAATCCCGCCAGGGATAT GACTGAAATTTCTGTGTGTTCTTAATCTTAGCAGCAACCATCTTGTTGGTGAGATTCCTGCAGCAATTGGGTCCTTACAGCAACTCATCTCACTCGACCTATCGATTAACCAACTGTCCCACTCAATTCCGCCGGAGATCGGAGACCTCAAGCTCAAGACGCTCAACCTCTCGTCCAACCGGCTCTCTGGCGAGATCCCGATCTCATTACAGGACGCAGCCTACAATCGAAGCTTCCTCTCCAACCCCAGCCTCTGCGCTTCCAGTGAACTCTTGAACGTCCCCATCTGCAAACATGGCTTGCAATGGAAGCTCCGTATGATGCTCATCGTTCTTGCTTCACTCGTCTCCTTGATGGCAATCGTCTTCGCTGTGTTCGTCAGAAGAGCGCGCCATAGGAGAAGCAATGGCAGAGTTCTACCCACGTGGAAGATGATGTCTTTCTATCCGTTGGATTTTACGGAGTCCACCATCCTGAGTGGGCTCACGGAGGACACCTTATCGGGAGTGGGGGGGCGGAAAAGTGTATCGGATCGTGCTCGAGAACCAGTCGCACAGATCGTGGCCGTTAAAAAGATCTGGAACAGTAGGAAGCTTGATTCCCTATTGGAGAAGGAGTTCCAATCTGAGGTCCAAATCCTAG TCATCCGGCATGCTAATATTGTTAAACTACTTTGCTGCGTCTGGAGCATCGATATGAAACTGCTGGTGTACGAGTACATGGAGAACGGGAGCCTGGATCGGTGGC CGCAGAAGCGGAGGGTGGGGGAGCAAATCGAAGAGATGAACTCTGATCACATGCCTTTATTAGATTGGTCCACCAGGTTGCGGATTGCTGTCGATGTGGCACGAGGATTATGCTACATGCACCACGGTTGCTCCCCGCCTATCGTGCACCGAGACGTGAAGTCGAGTAACATATTATTAGACTCCGAATTTAGAGCCAAGGTGGCTGATTTCGGTCTGGCTAGAATGCTCGTCAAGTTTGGAGAGGACAACACGGTGTCGGCTGTAGCGGGAACATTCGGTTACATGGCCCCTG AATGCGCATATTCgagaaaaataaatgaaaagatgGATGTGTACAGTTTTGGAGTGATTCTTTTAGAACTAACCACCGGAAAAAAAGCAAATGATGGTGAAGAATATGGTAATCTAGCAGAGTGGGCTTGGCGCTACTTGCAGGAGACTGACAAGATGATCGATGCTATGGATCAAGACATCAAGGATCCGACATATGTAAAGGAGATTGCATTTGTCTTTAAATTAGGAGTCATGTGCACTGATCCATTGCCTTCATCAAGACCTACAATGAAGGATGTACTCCAAATCTTATTAAAACGTCGACGTCAACAAGCTGTTGAAATGATACTATGGTGTGAATGA
- the LOC105047281 gene encoding hexokinase-2 isoform X2 — protein MGKVAVGAAVVCAAAACAVAALVVRHRMRSSGRWARAMEILKELEENCATPIGKLRQVADAMTVEMLAGLASEGGSKLKMLISYVDNLPKGDETGLFYALDLGGTNFRVLRVQLGGKGGRVVKQEFEEVSIPPNLMVGSSSELFDFIAAALAKFVASEGEEFHLPVGRQRELGFTFSFPVKQTSISSGTLIKWTKGFAINGTVGEDVVAELTKAIERQGLDMRVTALVNDTIGTLAGGRYYDNDVVAAVILGTGTNAAYVEHAQAIPKWHGLLPKSGKMVINMEWGNFRSSHLPITEYDQALDAESLNPGEQIFEKLISGMYLGEIVRRVLLKMAEEAALFGDSIPPKLEVQFILRTPDMSAMHHDTSSDLRVVGTKLKDILGISNTSLKTRKLVVKVCDIIAKRGARLAAAGILGVLKKQGRDTALRDGSDMQRTVIAMDGGLYEHYTIFSNCLETTLREMLGEEATASIVIKLASDGSGIGAALLAASHSQYLELEES, from the exons ATGGGGAAGGTGGCGGTGGGAGCGGCGGTGGTGTGCGCCGCGGCGGCGTGCGCGGTGGCGGCCCTGGTGGTGCGGCACAGGATGCGGAGCTCCGGGCGGTGGGCGCGGGCGATGGAGATACTAAAGGAGCTGGAGGAGAATTGCGCCACGCCGATCGGGAAGCTGAGGCAGGTGGCGGATGCGATGACGGTGGAGATGCTCGCCGGGCTCGCTTCGGAGGGCGGGAGCAAGCTCAAGATGCTCATTAGCTACGTTGATAACCTCCCTAAAGG GGATGAGACAGGATTGTTTTATGCGTTGGACCTTGGTGGAACCAACTTCCGTGTACTACGTGTACAATTGGGAGGAAAGGGAGGGCGTGTTGTCAAGCAAGAATTTGAAGAAGTTTCCATTCCACCAAATTTGATGGTTGGAAGCTCCAGT GAACTATTTGACTTCATTGCTGCAGCATTGGCAAAGTTTGTTGCTTCAGAAGGTGAAGAATTTCACCTTCCTGTGGGCAGGCAGAGAGAACTTGGTTTTACTTTCTCTTTCCCAGTGAAGCAAACCTCAATCTCATCAGGCACTCTTATTAAGTGGACAAAGGGTTTCGCTATTAATGGCACG GTTGGGGAAGATGTGGTGGCTGAGTTGACCAAGGCCATTGAAAGACAAGGTCTTGATATGCGAGTTACAGCATTG GTAAATGACACAATTGGGACATTGGCTGGGGGAAGATATTATGATAATGACGTGGTTGCTGCTGTCATACTGGGTACTGGAACGAATGCAGCATATGTAGAGCATGCACAAGCAATTCCTAAATGGCATGGGCTTTTACCAAAATCAGGAAAGATG GTTATCAACATGGAATGGGGAAATTTCAGGTCATCTCATCTTCCTATAACAGAATATGATCAAGCATTAGATGCTGAAAGTTTGAATCCTGGTGAACAG ATCTTTGAGAAGTTAATTTCTGGAATGTACTTGGGAGAAATTGTACGAAGAGTCCTGTTGAAAATGGCTGAGGAAGCTGCCTTGTTTGGAGACAGCATTCCGCCAAAACTTGAGGTTCAATTTATACTACG GACTCCAGACATGTCAGCCATGCATCATGACACATCATCCGATCTCAGAGTTGTTGGGACTAAACTAAAGGACATTTTAGGG ATCTCTAATACCTCCTTGAAAACAAGAAAGCTGGTTGTCAAGGTCTGTGATATCATAGCCAAGCGTGGGGCTCGTCTGGCTGCTGCTGGAATACTGGGCGTCTTGAAGAAGCAGGGCCGTGATACTGCATTGAGGGATGGAAGTGACATGCAGAGGACAGTTATTGCTATGGATGGTGGGCTTTATGAACATTACACTATATTTAGCAATTGTTTGGAAACCACACTTAGAGAGATGCTCGGAGAAGAAGCCACAGCTTCTATTGTCATCAAGCTTGCCAGTGACGGATCAGGCATTGGAGCAGCTCTCCTTGCTGCATCTCACTCTCAGTATCTTGAGCTTGAAGAATCCTAA
- the LOC105047281 gene encoding hexokinase-2 isoform X1 has translation MGKVAVGAAVVCAAAACAVAALVVRHRMRSSGRWARAMEILKELEENCATPIGKLRQVADAMTVEMLAGLASEGGSKLKMLISYVDNLPKGDETGLFYALDLGGTNFRVLRVQLGGKGGRVVKQEFEEVSIPPNLMVGSSSELFDFIAAALAKFVASEGEEFHLPVGRQRELGFTFSFPVKQTSISSGTLIKWTKGFAINGTVGEDVVAELTKAIERQGLDMRVTALVNDTIGTLAGGRYYDNDVVAAVILGTGTNAAYVEHAQAIPKWHGLLPKSGKMVINMEWGNFRSSHLPITEYDQALDAESLNPGEQVFSSSTSLSTKNWLFRLICNLFFYSQIFEKLISGMYLGEIVRRVLLKMAEEAALFGDSIPPKLEVQFILRTPDMSAMHHDTSSDLRVVGTKLKDILGISNTSLKTRKLVVKVCDIIAKRGARLAAAGILGVLKKQGRDTALRDGSDMQRTVIAMDGGLYEHYTIFSNCLETTLREMLGEEATASIVIKLASDGSGIGAALLAASHSQYLELEES, from the exons ATGGGGAAGGTGGCGGTGGGAGCGGCGGTGGTGTGCGCCGCGGCGGCGTGCGCGGTGGCGGCCCTGGTGGTGCGGCACAGGATGCGGAGCTCCGGGCGGTGGGCGCGGGCGATGGAGATACTAAAGGAGCTGGAGGAGAATTGCGCCACGCCGATCGGGAAGCTGAGGCAGGTGGCGGATGCGATGACGGTGGAGATGCTCGCCGGGCTCGCTTCGGAGGGCGGGAGCAAGCTCAAGATGCTCATTAGCTACGTTGATAACCTCCCTAAAGG GGATGAGACAGGATTGTTTTATGCGTTGGACCTTGGTGGAACCAACTTCCGTGTACTACGTGTACAATTGGGAGGAAAGGGAGGGCGTGTTGTCAAGCAAGAATTTGAAGAAGTTTCCATTCCACCAAATTTGATGGTTGGAAGCTCCAGT GAACTATTTGACTTCATTGCTGCAGCATTGGCAAAGTTTGTTGCTTCAGAAGGTGAAGAATTTCACCTTCCTGTGGGCAGGCAGAGAGAACTTGGTTTTACTTTCTCTTTCCCAGTGAAGCAAACCTCAATCTCATCAGGCACTCTTATTAAGTGGACAAAGGGTTTCGCTATTAATGGCACG GTTGGGGAAGATGTGGTGGCTGAGTTGACCAAGGCCATTGAAAGACAAGGTCTTGATATGCGAGTTACAGCATTG GTAAATGACACAATTGGGACATTGGCTGGGGGAAGATATTATGATAATGACGTGGTTGCTGCTGTCATACTGGGTACTGGAACGAATGCAGCATATGTAGAGCATGCACAAGCAATTCCTAAATGGCATGGGCTTTTACCAAAATCAGGAAAGATG GTTATCAACATGGAATGGGGAAATTTCAGGTCATCTCATCTTCCTATAACAGAATATGATCAAGCATTAGATGCTGAAAGTTTGAATCCTGGTGAACAGGTATTTTCTTCATCCACTTCTTTGAGTACAAAAAATTGGTTGTTCAGATTGATTtgtaacttatttttttattcccAGATCTTTGAGAAGTTAATTTCTGGAATGTACTTGGGAGAAATTGTACGAAGAGTCCTGTTGAAAATGGCTGAGGAAGCTGCCTTGTTTGGAGACAGCATTCCGCCAAAACTTGAGGTTCAATTTATACTACG GACTCCAGACATGTCAGCCATGCATCATGACACATCATCCGATCTCAGAGTTGTTGGGACTAAACTAAAGGACATTTTAGGG ATCTCTAATACCTCCTTGAAAACAAGAAAGCTGGTTGTCAAGGTCTGTGATATCATAGCCAAGCGTGGGGCTCGTCTGGCTGCTGCTGGAATACTGGGCGTCTTGAAGAAGCAGGGCCGTGATACTGCATTGAGGGATGGAAGTGACATGCAGAGGACAGTTATTGCTATGGATGGTGGGCTTTATGAACATTACACTATATTTAGCAATTGTTTGGAAACCACACTTAGAGAGATGCTCGGAGAAGAAGCCACAGCTTCTATTGTCATCAAGCTTGCCAGTGACGGATCAGGCATTGGAGCAGCTCTCCTTGCTGCATCTCACTCTCAGTATCTTGAGCTTGAAGAATCCTAA
- the LOC105047281 gene encoding hexokinase-1 isoform X3, which translates to MGKVAVGAAVVCAAAACAVAALVVRHRMRSSGRWARAMEILKELEENCATPIGKLRQVADAMTVEMLAGLASEGGSKLKMLISYVDNLPKGDETGLFYALDLGGTNFRVLRVQLGGKGGRVVKQEFEEVSIPPNLMVGSSSELFDFIAAALAKFVASEGEEFHLPVGRQRELGFTFSFPVKQTSISSGTLIKWTKGFAINGTVGEDVVAELTKAIERQGLDMRVTALVNDTIGTLAGGRYYDNDVVAAVILGTGTNAAYVEHAQAIPKWHGLLPKSGKMVINMEWGNFRSSHLPITEYDQALDAESLNPGEQIFEKLISGMYLGEIVRRVLLKMAEEAALFGDSIPPKLEVQFILRFDIWNMLPVEDTKELEAEMDTYCQVTYLYTCHAVVCLVLEEDVVTLALCQFDPAAKRNN; encoded by the exons ATGGGGAAGGTGGCGGTGGGAGCGGCGGTGGTGTGCGCCGCGGCGGCGTGCGCGGTGGCGGCCCTGGTGGTGCGGCACAGGATGCGGAGCTCCGGGCGGTGGGCGCGGGCGATGGAGATACTAAAGGAGCTGGAGGAGAATTGCGCCACGCCGATCGGGAAGCTGAGGCAGGTGGCGGATGCGATGACGGTGGAGATGCTCGCCGGGCTCGCTTCGGAGGGCGGGAGCAAGCTCAAGATGCTCATTAGCTACGTTGATAACCTCCCTAAAGG GGATGAGACAGGATTGTTTTATGCGTTGGACCTTGGTGGAACCAACTTCCGTGTACTACGTGTACAATTGGGAGGAAAGGGAGGGCGTGTTGTCAAGCAAGAATTTGAAGAAGTTTCCATTCCACCAAATTTGATGGTTGGAAGCTCCAGT GAACTATTTGACTTCATTGCTGCAGCATTGGCAAAGTTTGTTGCTTCAGAAGGTGAAGAATTTCACCTTCCTGTGGGCAGGCAGAGAGAACTTGGTTTTACTTTCTCTTTCCCAGTGAAGCAAACCTCAATCTCATCAGGCACTCTTATTAAGTGGACAAAGGGTTTCGCTATTAATGGCACG GTTGGGGAAGATGTGGTGGCTGAGTTGACCAAGGCCATTGAAAGACAAGGTCTTGATATGCGAGTTACAGCATTG GTAAATGACACAATTGGGACATTGGCTGGGGGAAGATATTATGATAATGACGTGGTTGCTGCTGTCATACTGGGTACTGGAACGAATGCAGCATATGTAGAGCATGCACAAGCAATTCCTAAATGGCATGGGCTTTTACCAAAATCAGGAAAGATG GTTATCAACATGGAATGGGGAAATTTCAGGTCATCTCATCTTCCTATAACAGAATATGATCAAGCATTAGATGCTGAAAGTTTGAATCCTGGTGAACAG ATCTTTGAGAAGTTAATTTCTGGAATGTACTTGGGAGAAATTGTACGAAGAGTCCTGTTGAAAATGGCTGAGGAAGCTGCCTTGTTTGGAGACAGCATTCCGCCAAAACTTGAGGTTCAATTTATACTACG GTTCGACATTTGGAACATGTTACCTGTAGAGGACACTAAAG AATTGGAAGCTGAGATGGATACATACTGCCAAGTTACGTATTTGTATACATGCCATGCTGTGGTATGTTTGGTTTTGGAAGAGGACGTGGTAACCCTTGCACTGTGTCAGTTTGATCCCGCCGCTAAAAGGaacaattaa